TGTATCAGCAGTGATGCTGTTCTGCTGGTGTCCATGAGGATGCAACAACCCATATTCATTCAAATCAATCTATCTTTCAATGcaaggaacatctgtctgttCATCTGACTGTTAATTGTATAACTGTCGAACGGTTCACTTGACAGATGTCTGAAAAAGAGACACTTCTGCTCCCTCTCACACAGCACaaccaaacagacacacacacacaaagtccagTACGGAAGTGTATTGCATTCAGTTGAGGAACGGCTCTGTTTTTCCGAGTTAATGAGATACTTGAGACGCTTCCGTTTCCTTCTTGAGAGCTTGCCTGGAAGCAAACATGTCCCAGTTGTTCAGTTTAATCCTCTTTCACTTCTGTCTGAGACATTGGGAGTTACACCTGTCCTTATGTAACAACGATGGAATTGTTGTTCAGACGGAAAGCACACACAGATCTGCTGGCAGTTTATCCAATATCAGTTATAAATATGGCAACCTtcaaatatcagaaaaaaacagtgccatacaaaataaaataaatctctaaaaaaaaaaaaatggaaatggttCACTTTGTAACAGGATGACTcactaagggcaccagtgtgtgcggCACAAACTGTGAAGTAGTTTAGATAAGAAAAGCAAGAGCTATTgttagaaatgtgacagatattaTACCTACAGTATTACATTTCTACAAATACTGCAGAAACCCCATACAAAACAGGCACTTATCGCCAAATAATCATTACTGATTATTCGATCTTCATTTTGCCGTTTTTGGTGGTCACTTGTGCAAATTATGAGTAACAATCAGTAGCACAATGATATTAATAACAGAAAACTGCCAGATGAATGTAACGAAACACTGGTATACAAAATTTGTATACCAGTATCATAAATCTGAGATGTATTATTTTAAGTACGCCACCCTCTCCAGAGACACTTACCTCTGAGAATGGATAATACTCTTGTGCAAAGTACTGAAAGGCCATATAATGGTTCACCACCACTAacactgcagaaaaacaaaagtaaaaacaggataagaaaaatataatacaaGTACTGTACAATGTGTTTTAATCAAAGTCAATTCTAATAACTACTTAAACATCTCTTTCTcagacacattttgattcaaatgTGAGGGACAACTGCCCACTATGCATCTCTACTGTTCATTTTGAGCTGATGCTAATtgtagctgcttttttttttgttttttggaaaaacaaagactTCAAAAGCAGAAGTCAGTGTCAGTCATACTGACCACAGGAGAGGATGAAGTTGGGGGAGCTCAGCAGTATGTACGGGAAGGTCCGCAAGAGGCCGAAGTACACAAGGTTGGTGAAAAGGCCAACCCCCACCATCAACACTGGGAAGCCTTCAAAGACATAGAGACCTGCCAGGACTCCTGTCGAGAACTGGACACAGTCACATAAAGGGTGAAACAGCAGTTTGACTCGACGACAGTTGGTTGTTGCCTTAAATGACATTTCTTACAAAACTGTGTTCCTTACTCACCAGTatcatatattttattatacgGCTGGTGGCTACTGTGTATTCTTCTATTAGTTCTGCCAAATAGTACAGGCCAGCAGCTGGGTAAGGACAGGGGATGAGCAGGAAACAGAGATCAACAGCTTTATCATTGTGGCttggacacacacaaaacacaggttAAACATGCTTAGTACTAAGTATATATTAACTGAGGCTGGTAGATGTACAGTATTCACCCAATTCACATCTCATGCTGGAATTCAACTATCATTTAACATTCCAAAATTAATGATTATAGTTTAGTTGATAGATTTCATATGTTTTGAGTTTATCGACAGTTTTAGTACCACTGAGAAAATCATACACTGAAGCATTATAATAGTTTGCCTTCCTTGATGGTCAATTGGAAAACACTATTGATCAAAACAAGAGCAAAGGCTCATGGAAGTCTTTGTGCTTAATTATCCAACTTCAATCTGTTCTTTCTGCTGAGAGAAAAGTGGAGATGAGACAAAAATCCATATTTGCCTGAGTCTGAACGCACAAGGATAATACATTTACTTTCACCTCATACTGaacaattttacatttataataacTTCCATTATCTCTTAATGTATGTAATGCATTTTAAGTGACATAAATGAGCAGGTTTCTTTCTGTTAGTGATGATATTTTATTGTCAGTTATAAATGATAACAAGCTGATTACACAGATGCTTTGCAGCCCTTATATAGATGTTACTTAAGTGCAAAGTCCATAAGAAATGTTCCTTATAgttattataaaaatacattaataataaaaaacaaatcaataccAATGGCATTTCTCACAACACGGCAGCTTAAACTTTGTTCTTAAAGGACCATAACTGACCTATGTTATAGCATTAGTAAATGCTTTTTAAGCACAGATAAACACATATGTTAATTTTAACTTTCAACATTTAATGGTTTCCCTGTTAATGTGTTTTGTACTTAGAGCATGAATCAGCTGGCAAACAGTGAACATTTAACTCATCTAACAACAAACGTAATTTCTGCCTCTGGCAACGTCAAAGCTGAGAATAAACAGCTGAAGAAAACAGACAGAGCTAACAAGTTTGTGTAGAGTGAAAGTGGACTATGTGCATTAGCAGCTTTGACAGTCAGGAGCCACACCTGACTGCTACGTGGACAGACAGGCTCTACGCCAAGTTTCATCAGGaagttcaaaaaagaaaaaagcatcCGCTCTgcaattaatgattattttccttGCAGAATAATATATAGATTATCATTCAACATTTCTgttgtttgatccataaaatgtcagaaaatggagACCATGTCAactggtgtttcccaaacgtcTAAATGACGACCTCCTCAATAAGGAGCAAGGAATCCagaaaatgtttgcatttaagaagctgaattcAGAAAACGTAGAAAAAAACTCGATACTTCATGCACGTTTGATTGAGCGGCTATTTATCTGTTGTTTATGTAGAGCAGTGGGTCTCAAACTTCAATGATTtgctctcctccttcctcatcctcttcttcttcagacactggtatagtgaaattagattaagatggagcaagagataaatTGACTCAATTAATTTAACACATTCTGTCAATAAACCCTACCTTATGACtcaatgtaaacaaataaacaaatacccCATCAGCAAGATTTCAAGGTTTTATGCCTTCTTGCTGTCTTGAGTGCAAGTTTGGCCACATGATGACATATTGTTTGCACATCAGATTAATTACTCTGTAACGTGTCAACAGTGAGGGAGACAACGCTACAGTATGTGTTGTAACTGACTCATCTGTTCGTAAAACCTGTTTTAACAGCTCTGGTCGTAAAAAAAGCTGAATGATCCGGGCTTTGTTTGGACtctacagtaaaaatgttttttggtcAATAAGGTTAAAAGGTAAAATGATTCACCATTGCTAACCAGctatgtctccctctctgtgaaATTCAACCCTGATATTGATTCAAGATGCTCTTTCTGTTATTCCCATGCCGAGATGGTGACTTATCTGTTTTAGAAGTGTACACACACCCGTAAACTATGGCAAAACGTTTGTACATTCATTCTGGATATCATCTATGACTGAATGTAGTTTTTGGTTTCCTAAagaccaaaacaacacaaaaaggaGTATTTTTGTAATCAAGCTATTTTTATGAAAATCTCATATTGACAAATGcaattgtcttgcaatatattgattatcacagaattgttgtattgtgatataactggcatcgtggaccatgtatcaagTATCATATGGTGGGGTACCTTGTGATTCACACCCTTAGTTTGAATTATACCTTACGACAATATCTTCTGTAATATTGTAGATTTGACCACCCATTTCAAAATCGTTTCAtgaatacatattttattttctctatgtCCCAATGGAACCCCTGACCTGCTTGTATCTgcttatttatgttttaacttattttatttgtatatgtattattttattttgcttatttttgtctttgtctatTTGTTAATGTCACACTGTATCATTTTTGTCAATCAACACAAAGTATTGCTAAGCAGCAATTAGCAAACATCCGagtttttttaagaattaaaagctttcagatttttcagcttcttaaatgtaaatattttctggtttctttgctacatataataaagaaatcattaaaactgaataatttttggtttgtggaacaaaaaaaagacatttgagcatatcatttgaaaaacactgatcaacatgttGACATTGTTGACATGCTgacatttttatggaccaaacgattacttgaattaactgagaaaataatcgattaaGACAATATTCGTTAGTTGCAACCCTACATGTCATGTATAAACAATTATCAAATACAAACGTTCAGAATCTGACAACAGTGCacgtaaaacatatttatatttcatttgtttgaaaaataaaagactgcTTAGTCTCCCTGCAGTGAagagctagctagctagctcaGCTAGCAGCTACAAGCGTTTCAGTTCAATGGCTGCATCGTTTTACATGTATCATTAATAACAGTGTAAACAATGACCCAATAGCCGGTGGTAATGTCGCTGTCTCTTTCTTAAACAGAGTCTCATAAACCGTTTACCGAAGCAACTTCACCTGCTCGTCTGATCCGCTAGCATTAGCATATGTTAGCTGGTACGAGAGCACTGGTGAACACTATGAGCTGGCACTTACCTATTGCTAGAGTGACGAAACATATTTGGACCACCAACGACAGCCAgctgagtaaataaataaaccacatctctctgcatataaaaaaaaatacacgcacagaaatgtggaaaataatacagaaaaaaactaCTAGCTGACTGCTAACTAGCAGTGGTCAAAGTTCCTGCCTATGTGTTTCCAGTACATGCCaaggaaaccagagaagaagGTTCTGGTCCTTAAAGAGAACACAATACCGTAGTTATAGCGCCACCTCAGTTTGGAGAAGTGCAGGagactgacatttttcaaaacatAGTACATTTAAAAcgtgtgaaatatgttaatatgttaACATGTTGTCAGATATGTTTATATGTTGAAGTGATTTATGAAAGTGAGCTTGTTTAAGCAGCAAAATAGTAAACAGGTGATGAATCCAAAGAGTTAGAACATATGCACTTTCAGCAGATGTATATTAttgcaataataatgataatcatgataatgataataataataataataataataatgataataataactctCTGACTTTAATCACACTGTTGTTGAAAATACTGACTTGGCATTCACAACTAACTGGTACAAGGAATAAAGTAAGATAGAAATATTTGTAACATGTTATTATCAAAATATTCATAATATTTTTACAATATGAACATTTCACTATGGAAAAAATGCAGAGGATTATCGATCAGTAATAAAGTGGCATCCAGTGTGTTCTTGTGCTGGTATAGATAATCTACTTCTAggtttgatgtgttgtgttcTTATAGTAGATGGAT
This Solea solea chromosome 3, fSolSol10.1, whole genome shotgun sequence DNA region includes the following protein-coding sequences:
- the tex261 gene encoding protein TEX261, with translation MWFIYLLSWLSLVVQICFVTLAIAAGLYYLAELIEEYTVATSRIIKYMILFSTGVLAGLYVFEGFPVLMVGVGLFTNLVYFGLLRTFPYILLSSPNFILSCVLVVVNHYMAFQYFAQEYYPFSEVLAYFTVCLWVIPFAFFVSLSAGENVLPSTIQQGDDVVSNYFTKGKRGKRSGILLVFSFLKEAVLPSRQKMY